Sequence from the Rhizobium sp. TH2 genome:
GATCGCCACCCTGCCCTCGGCGCGCTCGATAATATCCTGCAGTCCCTTGGAGACCTCGAGTTCGGATGGCGACTCGCCTTCGCGCTGCGCATTGGTGGAATCGCAGACAAGCGCCAGCACGCCCTCGTCGCCGATGGCGCGGAACTTCTTTTCGTCGGTGCCCTTACCCATGGTCGGGCCGGGATCGATCTTCCAGTCGCCGGTATGGACGACGTTGCCGAGCGGCGTGCGGATGATCAGCGCCATCGGTTCGGGAATCGAATGGGCGACCTCGACCGGCTCGATGGTGAACGGCCCGACCGTCACCTTCATGCCGACCTGCAGATTCTTGACCGGGATCGGATCGCCGGAATCGTCGTAGTCGCCCTTGGCTTCGAGCAGCCCGGCGGTGAAGGGCGAGGCATAGAGCGGCACGCGGAGCTTCGGCCACAGGTCCTTGACCGCGCCGTAATGGTCTTCATGCGCATGCGTGATGAACATGCCGAGCAGGTTATGCTTCTCGCCGATGATGAAGCGGATATCAGGCAGCACGAGATCGACGCCGGGCAGATCAGGACCGGGGAAGGACACGCCGCAATCGACCATGATCCACTGGCGCTTCTGCGCTGGGCCGAAACCGTAGAGCGCCAGATTCATGCCGATTTCGCCGACGCCGCCCAATGGCAAGAATACCAGTTCGTCCGTGCCCGCCATCAATGTGATCCATCATTTCGAGAAAAAAAGACATCGCCCGAGGCAATGCGCATTGTGTCGCCGGAATCGAGCCGGAGCGCGAGCAATCCGTCCTTGTCGATGCCGGCAAATATGCCGGAAATCGACCTGTCTGGCAAATTGACCGTGATCGGCTGGCCGATGCCATGGACGAGCGCTTTCCACTGCGAAACGATCTCCGAAACGCCCTCCCCACGATCCCAGACGTCGAGCGCACCAGCGAGTTCTATCATCAGATGGGCGAAAAGCGTGTCTGGAGAGGTCGAGACGCCGGCCTCGGAAAGCGAGATCGCCGGATAGAGCGGATTGTCGGGCTTGTGGGCGATATTAACGCCGCAGCCGATAACCACGGCGCTCCTGCCGTCCGCAAGAGTCTCGGCCTCGATGAGGATGCCGGATACCTTTCGGCGATCGACCAGGATGTCGTTCGGCCATTTGATTGCCACCCGGTCCCCGCCATAAGGCATCTCCGAAACGATCGCGCGATAGAGCGCCAGCGCCACGACGAGCGGCAGCGATGCCAGCTCGGCCTGCGGCGCGGGGTCGATCAGCAGCAGCGAGGCATAAAGATTGCCGGGCTCGGACACCCAGACGCGGCCACGGCGGCCACGACCGCCGAGTTGCCGCCGCCCGGTGATCCAGAGCTTGCCCGGATCCCCGGCGCGGGCATGTTCGAAACACACCGTATTGGTGGATGTGACGTCATCGAGGGCAATGTGCCGGAACGTCTCCGGCGCGTGTGCGCCCGCGGAATTCGCCATCAGAACAGCGATGCCGCCGCCGCCTCGGCCGCGGCACCGATGCGTCCGCCGAACACGACATAACCGACGACGAACAGGCCTGACAGGCCGTAGACCAGCTTGAGCGTACCCGGTGCCCGGCCGACCGTGATCGTCGAAGCGTCGAACCACATCAGCTTGACGATGCGGAGGTAGTAATAAGCGCCGACGACGGAGGCGAGCACGCCGATGACCGAAAGCGCGTAGAGCCCGGCCTTTATGGCGGCGACAAAGACGAAGTACTTGGCGAAGAACCCTGCCAGCGGCGGAATGCCGGCGAGCGAGAACATCAGGATCGTCAATACCGTCGCCATCACGGGATTGGTGGTCGAGAGGCCGGCCAAGTCATCGACCCGTTCCAGCGCTTCGCCCTCGGGCGTGCGCATGGACAGGATGACGGCGAAGGAGCCGAGCGTCATCACCATGTAGATTGCCATGTAGAGCGCGACGCCCGACACGCCTTCCTGATTGCCGGCGGCAAGGCCGACCAGCGCGTAACCGACGTGGCCGATCGAGGAATAAGCCATCAGCCGCTTGATGTTGGTCTGGCCGATGGCGGCGAAAGAGCCGAGCACCATCGAGGCGATCGAAATGAACACCACGATCTGCCGCCAATCGGCGAAGACGGGTTGGAAGGCGTCGATCGAGATGCGAACCGTCATCGCCATGGCGGCGACCTTGGGGGCTGCTGCGAAGAAGGCGGTGACCGGGGTTGGCGCGCCTTCATAGACGTCCGGCGTCCACATGTGGAACGGCACTGCGGAGATCTTGAATGCGAGGCCGGCAAAAACGAAGACCAGGCCGAAGACCAGGCCGAGCGAACGGGTTTCGGCGGCGAGCGCCTGTGCGATCTGTGGGAAAGCAGTATGGCCGGTGAAGCCATAGACCAGCGACATGCCGTAGAGCATCATGCCCGAGGACAATGCACCGAGGACGAAGTATTTCAGGCCCGCTTCCGTCGACTTGGCGGACTCCCGGTTCATCGCGGCGACGACATAGAGCGAGAGCGATTGCAGCTCGAGCGACATGTAGAGCGAGATCAGGTCGTTGGCCGAGATCATCAGCAGCATGCCGAGCGTGGCAAGCACGATCAGCACCGGATATTCGAACTTGTCGATCTTCTCGGCCCGGGCCATGGCGATCGACATGATCAGCGCACCCGCC
This genomic interval carries:
- the nuoN gene encoding NADH-quinone oxidoreductase subunit NuoN, whose product is MTVESTILASFTLSAPELILAVGALLLLMVGVFAGEKSSEPVSWLAVLVIIMAGGWILFNPADGGAYGNAFISDGFGRFMKILVLVGSAGALIMSIAMARAEKIDKFEYPVLIVLATLGMLLMISANDLISLYMSLELQSLSLYVVAAMNRESAKSTEAGLKYFVLGALSSGMMLYGMSLVYGFTGHTAFPQIAQALAAETRSLGLVFGLVFVFAGLAFKISAVPFHMWTPDVYEGAPTPVTAFFAAAPKVAAMAMTVRISIDAFQPVFADWRQIVVFISIASMVLGSFAAIGQTNIKRLMAYSSIGHVGYALVGLAAGNQEGVSGVALYMAIYMVMTLGSFAVILSMRTPEGEALERVDDLAGLSTTNPVMATVLTILMFSLAGIPPLAGFFAKYFVFVAAIKAGLYALSVIGVLASVVGAYYYLRIVKLMWFDASTITVGRAPGTLKLVYGLSGLFVVGYVVFGGRIGAAAEAAAASLF
- a CDS encoding biotin--[acetyl-CoA-carboxylase] ligase, with the protein product MANSAGAHAPETFRHIALDDVTSTNTVCFEHARAGDPGKLWITGRRQLGGRGRRGRVWVSEPGNLYASLLLIDPAPQAELASLPLVVALALYRAIVSEMPYGGDRVAIKWPNDILVDRRKVSGILIEAETLADGRSAVVIGCGVNIAHKPDNPLYPAISLSEAGVSTSPDTLFAHLMIELAGALDVWDRGEGVSEIVSQWKALVHGIGQPITVNLPDRSISGIFAGIDKDGLLALRLDSGDTMRIASGDVFFSRNDGSH